ATCTCTGGTGTTACACCATGTGAAACGGATAGAATTAATAAACTCACACATATATTTCCTGTATTATTTCCCCCCCGACTCAGTGGAAGTACTAATAGCTGAGTTTGATTGCCTTAAGTTAAACTAAACGAATCATAGAATAACACTGAACAGGAACAGTGCCTGCTTGCCCTGTCTGGACTGCTGATGTTTGGATGGAGAGAAAGGGATAAGGGCTCGTCGAGAATAATTCCCAGTGAACATCGTTGCAACAGTCTCGGTTTCTCCGGCTTAAACTTTTCTAATTGGGAGAATCAGCCCTGATTTAGCTCTTCCGCCACACTCAACACTGGCAACCAACAGTTGATCATGTTTGTACCAAAGCCAGCTCACGCAGCCTTGTGCTATTGGTCCCCTCCCGTGCGATGATATTAGGCCTCGGGGCGTGGTGGGAGCACCAGAGGACAGTAATGTAATGGAGATCACCAACTATCAAGTGAACTGTGACCAATGAAGAGTGATTCATATAAGCAAAGGGTTTATAGAACGGACATGAGtttataaaaatgtgcattgtaTGTATTCTATTTCTATTGGCTGTCCATAGACTTGTGTTGATTGTTAACTCTTGGGATGTTTCGGGGGGAacaggagaggggaggagggttGTCCCCCATACTACTGAAACAGTGTTTTGCTCAGGCCTGATGAATCCTTccgtatttgtttttgttttatttgtattttcccTGAGTTGGAGGAGTTGAAAGGGGAGTGTTTTGCAAAGCTGAAGGACAAGAAGAGTTGAGGACtatgacaaagagaaaaataacatttccccttgaagaaaaaaaataaaaaaaatcaatggctgttttgtgtgttcatatattcattaatgttgttaGATGTACTGCTGATATGTTTTTATAGGCACAGGCCCATCATAAATAACGCAATAACTTTATTCCTCATATTTACAGGACAAGTTAGTGGTTTACCTGCTAATATAAAcgtacttaaaggaacagtgtataaaatttaggaggatttagtgacatctagcggtgaggattgcagattgcaaccagctgaaacttgtcccatgtgccaagcgtgaactcctggtcaggattccttcagtgttaattattcaggaggtttttaccgggagccgaagTACTTgctgaggtctcttcctctccaaagcaaACTGACCAGGTGATTTCAAccggtaaaaatactgaatgaagcagtttcatgttacaaaatCAGCATTTCTcaaatgctgtttggcacatctCATAGGGGCCATTTGCCCAGCACCTGGTCTTGTGTGCTAACTACTTCCTCTGATAACTTGGTGTGTGCTCTGCTTTTTgttgatccagacattcaggaggtttttaccaggagccaaattatccaaaTAGGTCTTGtactccccaaaacaaacaagcaaggTTAATAAAATCAGTAaagacacagaataaagcagtttcatgaatGAATAGGAAATGGTCCTATCTAcagacagtgtttggtttgtctgttctgggctacggtagaaacatggtggtgcaacatggcgatctccgtggacaaggacctgctccctatgttgATATGAACGACCCAtctctaaggtaacaaaaacacgattcttattttcaggagaTATGAACTAATAAAAAGCATACTTTGATtcaatttcagcaaatatatccccggaaatcctgcacactggacctttaggaATCatccggttactcaagataatccacagaccttgttgtcagCAGTACATGTAGGAATCTTCTTtcaaccaaactacacccaccaactgaatcactgcacagaaggaagcttCTGctaagctgtaacattagctagcacagtggtgctaggtgagctagcagttgatgcacacttccttctgcgcagtgcttcagttggtgggtgtagttcggtagatagaaaatagttccaacagaaactgctcacaacaaggtctgcggattatcttgagtaacggGGTTGAGATTTCTGGAAAAAGAgttattcaaatgtatttttttttttccttctgttatatccaagagaaggcagacatctctacggcaaatatctccagcacttggcaactcacaccaaaacaatccagactgataaatagggctacaggtaagaggaaacaactgtagttttgatttgggggtgaactgtccctttaataattATATCATTATACTGAATATCCAGTGACGCTGTAAACAAATGTATTCTTCAAGTTAGATGACAGTAATTGTAAGAAACATAAGATTCCCTGTTCACTAGTCTCCAGTTTTACTGCGAAAGAAACAGACCTCATAATAATATGTACGTCTTTTTTTGGCAGGGTCACCACCTTGTTTGGACTTATGGAGGGTTGGACTACATGCCACATTAATGGACCACCAAAACAAGGACGCTGTCACTGGTGGAAGTCCCCTGAGACCAAACCAAATCAATGGTGTTCAACTGCAGAGCTACAGGACCAGCAGTACCACAGATATACATGTGTCACTTTGCACCATCTACAGGCAAGTTATGGTAAGTAACAGCCTTTGGTGTTTTGACACACTAATCTGACATTTCTGTTGTTCTGAATGAAGCTTATGAAGTActttttgggacattttatgCCTTTTGAAGGGTGAGGGTTAGTGTTCAAATCCAGCTTGATCACCTTTGACTTCTTGTGTTACCTTGATGACGTGAGAAAACGAGCCTGTGTTCTTAATGACCTCCTCAGAATTCATTCCTTCTGCACTGAAATATCAGTGACAGATTTCTTCAGGAAGAATAATGTAacattgtttttgctgctgagtgaTGAAATGTTCCTGAACAGCTCAACGTTTCTCAATTCCTGCTGCTTATAAGTGTGAGCAACCATCTGCAAACAGTGTTATGTTTCCTAATTTAGAAAATCAGGACACCTGCTGTGACTCTAGTAAAGACCTCCTCATGGCCCAGTTACTAAACTCTGTTTTCAACTAATCACATGCAGACCAGTATCATCCAAAATTCAGATGTAATTATTTTTACTTCCTCTAGAGGGCAGTAGGATCTCACTCTCTCTATGAACCAGTCCATTAGTGCCTTTGAATCTGCAGAAGAGAGGTGGTACGATGACTTTTTATCTTATGatgcaaaatataaatgcagaaatcagttttgaatttttgggggaatttttttttgcttgtttaatACAGACATTTTTATCCCATTCAGCAGCCTTAGAGATATGTGTAACGTTTCCacatttaaatgtcttaaagtGACTACACCTGTGTTctatattttgttgagttgtgcAGTCACATTTTCCCAAAAGTATCCAACAATGATCAAACCCAGAGAAATCAAGGACAGGATCTAATTGTGTGTAATTGTTGCTATCGCCTGACAGTGGCATCATATCCCCTCTGTGCATGCACATGAAGCTGTCATACATTGACTTTTTAACCAGTTTAGAACCAAAATTTTACAATACGCTTCTTATATCttgatcatttttaattatatacATTGTACACGTGAATGATTTTAGTTATCAGATGTCTGGATCTgaaattatcagagaaacaagcacagatttttaacacaaaactgctttattttgtgtttttacctgtttaaatcacctggtctgtttgttttggagaggaagagacttccgctgataattcagctcttggcaaaaatctcctgaacactgaacactgaagaaatcctAACTGAGAGAAACTAACTGCAATGAAGTTATTCctctgtttgtcattgttttggctGAGAGACCCCTAACGACAGaaaatattgtacatttaaatgttttgtataTCGACACCTTCAGACTTCCTTTATAAAAGTTGTGAGCTAAAGAGGTTGAAACCTATATTTCCAGAGAAACTACCATAAAAAACTACGTTAAAAAACATTAGTGAGAGGCAAAAAGTGGATCTACTGTCAGTTTAATCTCATCAGAAGTGGTGCTgcctctggtgtgtgtgtgtgtgtgtgtgtgtgtcataactGAAGACAAAGGGCTGTTGGTCAGAACAGGCTGAACTCTGGGTCTGTCgttgacattttttcaacaaACCTGTGAAAGCAACAGGTGGATTAAGCTCACAGAGAtctattataaaaaaaatacagtattgaATATGGAGGTTTTGCCTACTTTGTCATCTCACTGTTCTTTCGGGGAAACCGTTTGGCTTGGGTCCATGGTTCAGGACTCCTGGACGTCACCCATCCGTACTGCTGGTTGTCTGTCAGAGGCATTATGTACAGCTGGTCAGGGgctggagaagagaggagacagacacCTATCACCAGGAGTACATTCGTGATTTGGATCCAGTATAGTTCATCAGATCCTTAATGTGTAGTTTTTCCATTTCTACTTACATCTGGGTGTTTGAACCCGTTTGACCATCTCTTTGTATCGCTCATGGCTCCCATGGTGGATGTCAGTGCTGCAGGGAAAAGGCTGGTGGTAAACGTTGCATGTGTCAGTACATCTGAGGGATCCCTGTTGTTCTTGAAGAGATGATCCCGCTCTGTTGCTCATCCCACCGTCTGTAAAGCAATATGTTACTTCAGTATAAAAAGatcattattttgattattttaataaatctgTGGCTATTACAAAAGATACaaaaaactcattttaaaaCTTGTGTGCTAGTATTTTACCATGCTTGAGATTTtataaaaatactaaaatactgtattttttatacAATATTAAGGCCCTAAAAGACATGCATTTGAACACAACATCCTAATATTGGATGGGTTTATGTATGGTAACACCAAATAAAGAAAGGTTTTGTGCATTGGACTAGTTGCAGAAGTTCATTAAAGTTATATGGATTCAGCTGGATTATTTCCTCTCCCTTTAAAGCTCCACTATATGATGActcttgtgattgtttttatgAACTTGTTTTGTTGCCCTACACATGTAGCTCTTGTATGTATTCGTGGAAGAAGTATTCGTATCTTTTACTGAAGCAGAAATACAAAAGTCTTTGTAAAAGATCAGGACCCAGGTACAGATCCAGGGTTTTCTCCTTAAGTTTGACACTAAAGGCTTTATTTCTCTTTAGCTGAGGGAcctacacagttgcacagaatcccttaaaaggtttcctaTGTTAAGGAAATTAAGGAGATCGTTTGATTGTTTAGACCCACGCTTGAGATGCCTGTTATTGTCGTCATTACAATGTTGGCTTATAGTTAGAGAAAAaatggaggaagagaagaagacaagaaaaccatattggtcaaaggaggaaaagattatacttctggaggaatacaatcatagaaatcacaaactacaaagtaaatttgatccccaaatactagaaaacagaaaacgatTGTAGGAAGAAATTGCAAcaaaaattaattcagtcaaatctaaagtgtaaaatcaaaaattCACTGGGTTGTCCTGGACGCAGAACACTTTTCTCTGGGTGTGTTTAGTTTTtccatttatcaccataaacttggtcatgttgcagttaagatagagtcagaggtacctaagttttattttaccttgctttggttgctacaGTCTTGTCTAAATACTTTAGTGAATACTGTCAGGAAACCTTAAGGGGAAGCCTTAggtgtgttttgtgcaaccaattttagtttgaggaaaccttaactaggacttaaaggaaaatcttaacagaaggtgttttgtgcagctcGTCCCAGGTCTTTTTCTCTGTCCATGAAGAGGAGTTCATCCAGATACCAGAGAAGGAGGAAAGCCAGCAAGTCCATGCACTGATATCATGTTATTGGATTTTATGCAGTGATGCATATGTCTACATCACTTAAATGTGGCAGCTAGTAAAGGTGGGGGCTACTTATAATTAGCCTTAaatactgctgggtagtttaattttatttgtatatcataatttattttttgtaaagcTGCAAAGTAATTAGTTACTACAAGtatcaaataaatgcagtggagtaaCAAGTACAATATTTGCAGTGGAGTACAAGCACAGGGTGGCATACAATTGAAATACTCCTCAAAATTGTACAATAACTACTCcagtaaatgtacttttctGAGTCGACCACTGCTTTTCATGCTGCTTGCTCTCTTGAAAAAGATATTAAGactaaataaagttaaatattaCAAGGTTAATTTTATTTGAGGTGTTCACATGTTGTAAAGGTCCATCCAGAGCAACTAACAGCAACTTGCTAGCTCATATTAGCAAACATTAACTAGCTGGACTGTCCTGTTTAGGCtactagttaacgttagctacatgtagcttGGTATTATTAAAACCTGCAGACTTTTGAGGGATTGAATAAGTGTTCCTGTCAGCTATCAACAAGCTAAAGGCTCTTTTTTCACTGTGGGTGTAGCTAAAGGTTAGTAAGGTGAAATATAAGTTAACCGACAAACAGTCAGTGACGAGTTAAGGGAGAGTCCAGCTCCTCTTACCCCGGGGATGAGACGCTACTCTGGGACTCACTCTCAGTTTATCGCCCACTGGGTTCTGATAGCCCAGGTGTGTTAAACCGAAGAAGGCCATGGTGCCGGAGATCCGATAAACGAGATTATAACAGtcgagacagagacagacacaaaagAAACAGTGAGACAGACAGCCTGTAAATAAATCACACCTTTTGGTTTAggtgtaaccatggcaacaagccCCGCCCACCGCGGTGTCTCGAGGGAACTGTTGAAAACTCAACTGGAACTAAAAACATACACAGACAAACCaacttatttatatatttaaatatatttaatgtaatctaatttattttaatgtaatttaatttattttgatttaatttaatttaattttcttgtattttattttattctatttatcaGTGTATAACAGTTTCAATACAATGCATGTAGTGGTCATTACATTCAGTTTGTATATAAAGTGGAAAGCAATGAccaaaaattacaaattaaactAATGTGACAAACAAGAACAAACTTCATAGATGTTATCATACAAAAccagacaataaataaatgaatgaatgaatgaatgaataaataaataaataaaatagacacgagtacacacacacacacacacacacacacacacacactttattttattttattttttttactttatgaCAAGCCAATCAAGGCACATTTTCAAGTCATCAAATAGCTCCTGCCTTAGGTTGAgcaaaaaaagtataaaaaccagatacaaaatgatgaaaataaaacaacaaatgaaaaatacaaaaataaaatatatactaataaaagaaaaacagggcACCATCAAACCATTTaattaaactgaaataaaaaaaaacacatttaatgtttttaaaccaTACAGAGCAAAATATATAGTCACTCCaaagtgggtttttttcccagctTACAATACCATTACTATAGCAACCCAATCAAATGTGACAGCTTATGCTATCGCTGATTTTActtacagtatctcacataagtgagtacacccctcccatttttggaaatattttattatatcttttcatgggacaccactatagaaatgacactttgatataacttaaagtagtcagtgtacagcttgtatagtagtatagatttaccttcctctgaaaattactcaaaacacagccatcaacatctaaacagctggcaatataagtgagtacaccccacagtgaacatgtccaaattgtgcctaaagtgtcaatattttgtgcgccaaccattattatctagcactgccttaacccttttgggcatggaattcaccagagctcacaggttgcttcaggaatcctctcccactcctccatgatgacatcatggagcagatggatgtgaagacaccttgcgctcctccaccttcagctaATGACCCATAACACACCTAGtagatgacaactgccttgctgaggaagctgaaggtgaaggtgatggactggccaagtatgtatccagccctaaactcacctgtgcacctgtgggccatcctcaagctgaaggtggaggagcgcaaggtgtcttcacatccatctgctccatgatgtcatcatggaggagtgggagaggattcctgaagcaacctgtgagctctggtgaattccatgcccaaaagggttaaggcagtgctagataataatggttggcgcacaaaatattgacactttaggcacaatttggacatgttcactgtggggtgtactcacttatgttgccagctgtttagatgttgatggctgtgttttgagtaattttcagaggaaggtaaatctatactactatacaagctgtacactgactactttaagttatatcaaagtgtcatttctatagtggtgtcccatgacaagatataatgaaatattttcaaaaatgggaggggtgtatgTCATGGCTGCCACTTGGAAATCTTACCCTTAATGTGAATAATTAATGTGATGTGTAATGCGATGTAGCCTGGCCGGTTTATTACAGCTGAGGATTGAGTTCACAAGCTGGTTTGAACAGTTAAGGACACCAACATGGCTGTAGCTACAGGTTAAAGCaacattatgtaaaaaaaaaaaaaaaaaaaaaagctcctgCCTTGGGTTGAGGAATCAGTTGGTTGTTTCAAACAGGTGTCTGTTgatgaaaatgatgatgatagtgCCTGAAATGAGTAAcagtgttgtctttttctgaGGGTTCAGCACACAGTTAAAGTAAATGATGGAAGGGGACAATTAAGAAACAATCAGAGGGCCTGTAATCACTACATTTGACTATTAACCTCCGAGTTACACCCCTGGCTGTAAAGACTATTTTTACTGACAGACAAATGTCGCTCCTGCCTCCAACATTCCTGCTGAGGCCCTTTGACTGGCTGCTCAAGTTTGGATGGGAGCTCATTTCTCAAAGAGGGGAAGAGGCAAAAGAAGAATGGGACATATTCTATCAGGTAGCTAGATATAAGTAGGCTATACATACAAATCAGATACACATAGTGATTGATAATCATGCAGACTGGATGAT
This genomic stretch from Epinephelus moara isolate mb chromosome 16, YSFRI_EMoa_1.0, whole genome shotgun sequence harbors:
- the LOC126402995 gene encoding testis-expressed protein 49-like, with translation MAFFGLTHLGYQNPVGDKLRVSPRVASHPRDGGMSNRAGSSLQEQQGSLRCTDTCNVYHQPFPCSTDIHHGSHERYKEMVKRVQTPRSPDQLYIMPLTDNQQYGWVTSRSPEPWTQAKRFPRKNSEMTKFVEKMSTTDPEFSLF